Proteins encoded in a region of the Flavobacteriaceae bacterium HL-DH10 genome:
- a CDS encoding universal stress protein: MQKIIVPIDFSEYSEYALETAAKLAKTYDAEILALHMLEMSDLMYTASDGLQNEKAAFFIKLSEQKFEKFLEKDYLKGVKVMPIIKHFKVFGEVNEVAEKHDADLIIMGSHGTSGVKDFLVGSNTERVVRNADIPVLVVKNKVNQINFEVVTFACDFSEECIKPYINAINMFGKIGSKMYFIYVNLPNDRFKSSIEIERRVVNFFTKADGNLERMKDVHYVSDYNIEDGILSFSNKIGADIIAIPTHGKKGLAHFFEGSIGEDVANHATLPVITFKI; encoded by the coding sequence ATGCAAAAAATTATTGTACCCATCGATTTTTCTGAATATTCAGAATATGCTTTAGAAACAGCGGCTAAATTGGCTAAAACGTATGATGCAGAGATTTTAGCGCTTCACATGTTAGAAATGTCCGATTTAATGTATACCGCCTCAGATGGACTTCAAAACGAAAAAGCGGCTTTCTTTATAAAGTTATCTGAGCAAAAATTTGAGAAATTCCTTGAAAAGGATTATTTAAAAGGTGTAAAAGTAATGCCAATAATAAAGCATTTTAAAGTTTTTGGTGAGGTTAATGAGGTTGCGGAAAAACATGATGCAGACCTAATTATAATGGGGTCTCATGGTACTAGTGGTGTTAAAGATTTTCTTGTAGGTTCTAACACAGAACGTGTTGTTAGAAATGCCGATATTCCTGTTTTAGTTGTTAAAAATAAAGTGAATCAAATTAATTTTGAAGTGGTTACGTTTGCCTGTGATTTTTCAGAAGAATGTATTAAGCCTTATATTAATGCAATTAACATGTTTGGTAAAATAGGTTCTAAAATGTACTTTATATATGTGAATTTACCTAATGATAGATTTAAAAGTTCTATAGAAATTGAAAGACGTGTTGTTAATTTCTTTACCAAAGCAGATGGTAATTTAGAACGAATGAAAGATGTACATTATGTATCTGATTATAATATTGAAGATGGTATTTTAAGCTTTTCAAATAAAATTGGAGCAGATATTATTGCAATACCAACACATGGTAAAAAAGGGTTAGCACATTTTTTTGAAGGCAGTATAGGAGAGGATGTTGCAAATCATGCAACACTACCAGTTATAACATTTAAGATTTAG
- a CDS encoding TolC family protein, whose protein sequence is MRIYIASIFLFISSFLSAQDSLSVISLSEYLGYVKTFHPVVKQANLIINESEAKRMKARGAFDPKLEVDYGRKKFKNTEYYNKLNASFKIPTWYGVELKGNFEENSGYYLNPEATLPEDGLYSVGVSVSVAQGMLINKRMAMLKQAKMFINQAKADRQLLVNTILYNATITYFNWLKTYNENRVYEDFLANADMRFNGIKRSYEIGDKPAIDTLEARIALNNRKLNLEKSNIKFIKSSLELSNYLWLNENTPIEIKEGITPDLNTFETIDTVLNTSIFDIENTDLNNHPKLKSLDYKFQSLNIEKRLKLNNLLPKIDLQYNFLSQTPEVSRSFSTSAYKSGVNISFPLFLRKERADLKLAKLKLQDTKFEIQSTKVILKNKINAIKQELASFVLQNDYTTIIVDDYKKMLTAEERKFFLGESSLFLVNSRESKLIDAKLKAISLENDFFKTKANLFNVLAISIL, encoded by the coding sequence ATGAGAATCTATATAGCTAGTATATTTTTATTTATAAGTAGCTTCCTTTCTGCTCAAGACAGCTTATCGGTTATTAGTCTATCTGAATATTTAGGCTATGTAAAAACTTTTCATCCCGTTGTAAAACAAGCTAATTTAATTATTAACGAAAGCGAAGCAAAACGCATGAAAGCCCGAGGTGCTTTCGACCCAAAACTAGAGGTTGATTATGGCAGAAAAAAGTTTAAAAATACCGAATACTACAATAAATTAAATGCTTCGTTTAAAATACCAACTTGGTACGGCGTAGAATTAAAAGGGAATTTTGAAGAAAACTCAGGTTATTATTTAAATCCAGAAGCTACACTTCCGGAAGATGGATTATACAGTGTTGGGGTTTCCGTGTCAGTTGCACAAGGCATGCTAATAAACAAACGTATGGCTATGCTTAAACAAGCAAAAATGTTTATCAATCAAGCTAAAGCAGATAGACAACTACTAGTAAACACTATTTTATACAATGCTACTATTACCTATTTTAATTGGCTAAAAACTTATAATGAGAATCGCGTATATGAAGATTTTTTAGCTAATGCAGATATGCGTTTTAATGGTATAAAAAGAAGTTATGAAATCGGAGACAAACCTGCTATTGATACTTTAGAAGCTAGGATTGCACTTAATAATAGAAAATTAAATTTAGAGAAATCAAACATTAAATTTATAAAATCTTCATTAGAGCTATCTAATTATTTGTGGCTAAATGAAAATACACCCATTGAAATTAAAGAAGGTATAACTCCAGATTTAAATACATTTGAAACTATTGATACGGTTTTAAATACTTCTATTTTTGATATTGAAAACACAGACTTAAATAATCATCCAAAATTAAAATCATTAGACTATAAATTTCAAAGTTTGAATATCGAAAAGCGTTTAAAACTAAATAACTTATTACCCAAAATAGATTTACAGTATAATTTTTTATCACAAACACCAGAAGTTTCAAGATCATTTAGTACTTCGGCTTATAAAAGTGGTGTAAATATTAGCTTCCCGCTATTTTTAAGAAAAGAACGTGCCGATTTGAAATTAGCTAAATTAAAATTGCAGGACACCAAATTTGAAATTCAATCTACAAAAGTGATACTTAAAAATAAAATAAATGCCATCAAGCAAGAACTAGCATCTTTTGTTTTGCAAAACGATTACACAACAATTATTGTTGATGATTATAAAAAAATGCTAACAGCAGAAGAACGTAAATTTTTCTTAGGAGAAAGTTCATTGTTTTTAGTAAACTCAAGAGAATCAAAACTGATTGATGCTAAACTTAAAGCTATTTCACTTGAAAATGATTTCTTTAAAACAAAAGCTAATTTGTTTAATGTACTAGCCATATCTATACTATAA
- a CDS encoding anti-sigma factor: MDIKTYIESGILELYVAGALSEKENEEVYALMLQHPEILQEVLEIEAAIIKLTSATSRGNNNHILQNIKQVLNFNNKDTKVISIAKPKYNWVTYTGWAASIILAAGVFWTVNQNNKLQSEIQVAETKQLLLETQIANSKNSLEEANTLITVLRDDNITRIPLAGQGSFANTYAKVYWDKTAQRIFIDGAGLPEPPEGKVYQVWSLTLNPLTPTSLGTIDDFKTDANKIFEIKNVNQSEAFGITLEPAGGSETPTMEQLYTLGVV, translated from the coding sequence ATGGATATTAAAACATACATAGAATCTGGAATACTAGAACTTTACGTTGCTGGGGCACTTTCTGAAAAAGAGAATGAAGAAGTATATGCCTTAATGCTACAACACCCTGAAATACTTCAGGAAGTTTTAGAAATTGAAGCTGCTATTATTAAGTTAACATCAGCTACTTCTCGTGGAAATAACAACCATATTCTACAAAATATTAAACAAGTTTTAAACTTTAATAACAAAGACACTAAGGTTATTTCTATAGCCAAACCTAAATATAACTGGGTAACTTATACTGGTTGGGCAGCATCTATTATACTTGCTGCAGGTGTATTTTGGACTGTTAACCAAAACAACAAATTACAATCTGAAATACAAGTAGCTGAAACAAAACAATTGTTGCTCGAAACACAAATAGCAAACTCAAAAAATAGTTTAGAAGAAGCCAATACTTTAATTACTGTATTGCGCGATGATAATATTACTAGAATCCCATTAGCTGGTCAAGGTTCTTTTGCAAACACCTATGCTAAAGTTTACTGGGACAAAACAGCGCAACGAATATTTATAGATGGAGCAGGTTTACCTGAGCCACCAGAAGGTAAAGTATACCAAGTATGGTCGTTAACACTAAACCCACTTACACCAACAAGCTTAGGAACTATTGATGATTTTAAAACAGATGCTAATAAAATATTTGAAATTAAAAATGTAAACCAAAGTGAAGCCTTTGGTATAACTTTAGAACCTGCTGGAGGAAGTGAAACTCCAACCATGGAGCAATTATACACATTAGGTGTTGTTTAA
- a CDS encoding YceI family protein, giving the protein MKRIPILAMALILSITACKNEKKTPKTDAVIETSSSEKFIAKPEATSVKWIAYKTTEKKPVGGEFKILKFENKSGTTPQEALNNLNFSIPISSVFTNDATNTRDGKIKTSFFGAMIDTDIITGTIKVNNNNYLASITMNGVTHDLPLEVTITEGRRVSMTGTMNLKDWNALGALESLNKVCFDLHKGADGVSKTWEDVAIEINTYLRKN; this is encoded by the coding sequence ATGAAAAGAATACCTATTCTAGCAATGGCGTTAATATTAAGTATTACCGCTTGTAAAAACGAAAAAAAAACACCTAAAACTGATGCCGTAATTGAAACATCATCTTCAGAAAAATTCATTGCAAAACCTGAAGCTACATCTGTTAAATGGATTGCCTATAAAACCACAGAAAAAAAACCTGTTGGTGGTGAATTTAAAATTTTAAAATTTGAAAATAAATCAGGTACAACTCCTCAAGAAGCTTTAAATAATTTAAATTTTTCTATTCCTATTAGCAGTGTGTTTACAAATGATGCCACTAATACAAGAGATGGTAAAATAAAAACCTCCTTTTTTGGTGCTATGATAGACACAGATATTATAACAGGAACTATTAAAGTTAACAACAACAATTATTTAGCAAGTATTACAATGAATGGTGTTACCCACGATTTACCTTTAGAAGTTACAATAACAGAAGGAAGACGTGTTAGCATGACAGGAACCATGAACCTTAAAGACTGGAATGCCTTAGGAGCTTTAGAGTCATTAAACAAAGTGTGTTTTGATTTACATAAAGGAGCAGATGGTGTGAGTAAAACATGGGAAGATGTTGCTATTGAAATAAATACGTATCTCCGTAAAAACTAA
- a CDS encoding cell surface protein: protein MKPNNIITILLLLLIVSCNDTPKKITSSTDYNVYLNADDDEMLQLTIEDYKFWEKKLEKEPSQFPYLIKAAASQSHLFSKTGRIELLIEAENKLIKANKATNYSKSAYLRSLAHNYISQHRFNESLKLLKKAEAIGDNLEVTQKMLFDVHLELGNFELAKSYLDKFSNDNSDFDYLIRLSKWSDHRGNLEAAIKYMEQAKEIAESSNLPATKQWVYTNIADYYGHAGRIKDSYNHYLKALSIDNNDAYAKKGIAWILYSYEKNANEALRILNSITTSYNAPDYYLLKAEIAEFQGDSNLQEEQIKLYKSAVQNEFYGDMYNKYNVLLYAEENIETEKALKIAQTEIKNRPTPQSYDLLAWTYYKYGDATEALDIMEKYVVGKTYEPEVLFHLAQVYKANGKKDEAKNLKKELLESAFELGPLVALKIKNI, encoded by the coding sequence ATGAGATGTTGCAATTAACAATTGAAGATTACAAATTTTGGGAAAAAAAGCTAGAAAAAGAACCAAGTCAGTTTCCATATTTAATTAAAGCTGCAGCATCTCAATCTCATTTATTTAGTAAGACAGGGCGAATTGAGTTACTTATTGAGGCTGAAAACAAATTAATTAAAGCGAATAAAGCAACAAATTATAGTAAATCGGCCTATCTAAGATCTTTAGCTCATAATTATATATCGCAACACAGGTTCAATGAATCTTTAAAATTACTTAAAAAAGCAGAAGCAATAGGAGACAACTTAGAGGTTACCCAAAAAATGTTATTCGATGTGCATTTAGAATTGGGTAATTTCGAGTTAGCTAAAAGCTATTTAGATAAATTTAGTAACGATAATAGCGATTTCGATTATTTAATTCGTTTGTCTAAATGGTCAGATCATCGTGGAAATTTAGAAGCAGCCATTAAATATATGGAACAAGCTAAAGAAATAGCAGAATCTTCTAATTTGCCAGCTACAAAACAATGGGTTTATACAAACATCGCAGACTATTACGGACATGCAGGGAGAATTAAAGATTCTTATAATCATTATTTAAAAGCACTAAGCATAGATAATAATGATGCTTATGCGAAAAAAGGTATTGCTTGGATTTTGTATTCTTATGAGAAAAATGCTAATGAAGCACTCCGTATATTAAATAGTATTACAACATCGTACAATGCTCCAGATTATTATTTGTTAAAAGCTGAAATAGCTGAATTTCAAGGTGATTCAAATTTACAAGAAGAACAAATAAAATTATATAAATCTGCTGTACAAAATGAATTTTATGGTGATATGTATAATAAATATAATGTGCTTTTATATGCCGAAGAAAACATTGAAACAGAAAAAGCTTTAAAAATAGCACAAACGGAAATTAAAAATCGTCCAACCCCTCAATCTTATGATTTATTAGCATGGACTTATTATAAATATGGAGATGCTACCGAAGCTTTAGATATCATGGAAAAATACGTAGTAGGCAAAACCTATGAGCCAGAAGTGTTGTTTCATCTAGCACAAGTGTATAAAGCTAATGGTAAAAAAGACGAAGCTAAAAACCTAAAAAAAGAATTATTGGAAAGTGCTTTTGAGCTAGGGCCATTAGTGGCTTTAAAGATTAAAAATATATAA
- a CDS encoding TonB-dependent receptor plug domain-containing protein — protein sequence MKILKIFTFLIASLLVNLNYGQQIKGMLSNEFNQPLEAAYVYNLNSKSHTHSLENGMFILNETKAGDSIKIGLLGYNNKIFVTDSLSSNAKIHVVLSEKSFQLDELVITEELNAISTIARLDLNTSPVNSSQEVLRKVPGLIIGQHAGGGKAEQLFLRGFDIDHGTDISISVDGMPVNMVSHAHGQGYSDLHFVIPETVNKIDFGKGPYYAKEGDFNTAGYVNFSTKDYVKESSVVFSVGQFNTLRTFGMFNLLDKVISQNAYLAIEYLAGDGPFDSPQNFNRLNLFGKYVMFTPNNDKLTLSTSHFTSRWDASGQIPQRAVDNGSISRFGAIDDTEGGSTSRTNFNVEFVKQVSDVTTFKTNTFLTHYDFELYSNFTFFLEDPINGDQIKQKEDRNIFGVNTVFKTETFFGDTPVNINYGLGLRHDISKDNELSKTINKRTINERVQLGDINQTNIDAFINTEFEFGKLIIAPGLRLDYFKFLYHDKLQNDGKARSDAKTIVSPKLNFFYNANINLQWFLKSGIGFHSNDTRVVVTNQEENILPRAYGLDFGNIWKPSSKLILNSAIWYLFLEQEFVYVGDAGIVEPSGKTQRFGFDLGMRYQFNDWLYFDTDATYTKARSLEGASGENFIPLAPDFTVSGGLSIKDNNGFSGGVKYRYIDDRPANEENSIVADGYFITDLNANYSFNKITLGLVIENLFDIEWNETQFATTSRLQNESQPVEEIHFTPGSPFFIKGSITYKF from the coding sequence ATGAAAATCTTAAAAATATTTACATTTTTAATAGCTTCCCTTTTGGTTAATTTAAACTATGGCCAGCAAATAAAAGGAATGCTTTCTAACGAGTTTAACCAGCCTTTAGAAGCTGCATATGTTTATAATTTGAATTCAAAAAGTCATACGCATTCTTTAGAAAATGGTATGTTTATTTTGAATGAAACTAAAGCTGGTGATTCTATAAAAATAGGTTTATTAGGCTATAATAATAAAATTTTTGTTACAGATAGTTTAAGTTCTAATGCTAAAATACATGTTGTTTTATCTGAAAAATCATTTCAATTAGACGAGTTAGTTATTACAGAAGAGTTAAATGCTATAAGTACAATAGCACGATTAGATTTGAACACAAGTCCTGTAAACTCATCACAAGAAGTATTACGAAAAGTACCAGGACTTATAATTGGACAACATGCAGGAGGTGGAAAAGCAGAGCAACTTTTTTTAAGAGGATTTGATATAGATCATGGTACAGATATATCAATTTCTGTAGATGGTATGCCAGTTAATATGGTGTCTCATGCACATGGACAAGGATATAGTGATTTACATTTTGTTATTCCAGAAACGGTAAATAAAATTGATTTTGGTAAAGGACCTTATTACGCAAAAGAAGGAGATTTTAACACCGCAGGTTATGTGAATTTTTCAACAAAGGATTATGTCAAGGAAAGTTCTGTAGTATTTAGTGTAGGGCAATTTAATACATTAAGAACCTTTGGGATGTTCAATTTATTAGATAAAGTTATAAGTCAAAATGCATACCTGGCTATTGAATACTTAGCTGGAGATGGTCCATTTGATTCACCACAAAATTTTAATAGACTTAATTTATTTGGAAAATATGTAATGTTTACACCAAATAATGATAAACTTACTTTATCAACTTCACATTTTACTAGTCGTTGGGATGCGTCAGGGCAAATACCACAGCGTGCAGTAGATAACGGAAGTATTTCACGTTTTGGAGCAATTGATGATACTGAGGGTGGTTCTACATCGCGAACCAACTTTAATGTAGAGTTTGTTAAACAAGTTTCAGACGTAACAACATTTAAAACGAATACATTTTTAACACATTACGATTTTGAATTGTATTCTAATTTTACATTCTTTTTAGAAGATCCAATAAACGGAGATCAAATAAAACAAAAAGAAGACAGGAACATATTTGGAGTAAACACCGTTTTTAAAACTGAAACGTTTTTCGGTGATACTCCTGTAAATATTAATTATGGTTTAGGTTTACGGCATGATATTTCTAAGGATAATGAGTTGTCTAAAACCATAAATAAGAGGACTATTAATGAGCGTGTTCAATTAGGTGATATTAATCAAACGAATATAGATGCTTTTATTAATACAGAGTTTGAGTTTGGAAAGCTAATTATAGCACCAGGATTACGATTGGATTATTTTAAGTTTTTATATCATGATAAGTTGCAAAACGATGGAAAAGCAAGGTCTGATGCGAAAACTATTGTAAGTCCTAAATTGAATTTCTTTTACAATGCCAACATAAATTTACAATGGTTTTTAAAGTCTGGAATAGGATTTCATTCAAACGACACAAGAGTTGTTGTAACTAATCAAGAAGAAAACATATTACCAAGAGCCTATGGTTTAGATTTTGGTAATATTTGGAAACCATCATCGAAACTGATATTAAATTCAGCTATTTGGTATTTGTTTTTAGAGCAAGAGTTTGTTTATGTAGGAGATGCTGGTATTGTTGAACCGAGCGGAAAAACTCAACGTTTCGGTTTCGATTTGGGTATGCGTTATCAATTTAACGATTGGTTGTATTTTGATACAGATGCTACTTACACGAAAGCAAGGAGTTTAGAAGGCGCAAGTGGCGAAAATTTTATCCCTTTAGCTCCCGATTTTACAGTGTCAGGAGGTTTGTCTATTAAAGATAACAACGGGTTTTCAGGAGGAGTAAAATATAGATATATAGATGATAGACCAGCAAATGAAGAAAATAGTATAGTTGCAGATGGGTATTTTATTACCGATTTAAACGCTAATTATAGTTTTAATAAGATCACTTTAGGTTTAGTTATTGAAAACCTTTTTGATATTGAATGGAACGAAACACAATTTGCAACAACATCTAGATTACAAAATGAGTCACAGCCAGTTGAAGAAATTCATTTTACACCTGGCTCACCTTTTTTTATAAAAGGATCTATAACATATAAATTTTAA
- a CDS encoding RNA polymerase sigma factor produces MDIDILVEKFKQKDEKAFESLYNMYSNSMQGVVYNIVRDHDIAEEVMQDVFIKVWHKADSYSSSKGRFFTWILNISRNAAIDKTRSKSFKKSKQNLNSDFFVDSIETHESLDNSTDAIGIKKFVGKLADKCKEVIELLYFKGYTQSEASETLNMPIGSIKTRNRNCIKELRNMVLN; encoded by the coding sequence ATGGACATCGATATCCTTGTAGAAAAGTTTAAACAAAAAGACGAAAAAGCTTTTGAAAGTTTATACAATATGTATAGTAACAGTATGCAAGGCGTTGTATATAATATAGTTAGAGACCATGATATTGCTGAAGAAGTCATGCAGGATGTTTTTATAAAGGTATGGCATAAAGCAGACTCCTATTCAAGCAGTAAAGGTCGCTTTTTTACTTGGATTTTAAATATATCGAGGAATGCAGCCATAGACAAAACACGTTCTAAAAGTTTTAAAAAATCCAAACAAAACCTCAACTCAGATTTTTTCGTAGATAGTATTGAAACACATGAAAGCTTAGATAATTCAACTGATGCTATTGGTATTAAAAAGTTTGTTGGTAAACTAGCTGATAAATGTAAAGAAGTTATTGAACTTTTATATTTTAAAGGCTACACCCAATCTGAAGCATCAGAAACTCTTAATATGCCTATAGGCTCTATTAAAACGAGAAATAGAAATTGTATTAAAGAATTAAGAAACATGGTTTTAAATTAA
- the hemN gene encoding oxygen-independent coproporphyrinogen III oxidase, giving the protein MLSSLVSKYNIAGPRYTSYPTVPYWNQETFSLNNWRQSLLKSIKESNAKEGISLYIHLPYCESLCTFCGCNKRITKQHNVESPYINAVLKEWQLYLELIDEKPLIKELHLGGGTPTFFSPENLEKLINGILKDSELANNYEFSFEGHPNNTTRAHLEALYNVGFRRVSYGVQDYNETVQKAIHRIQPFENVKRATELARDIGYTSVGHDIIFGLPFQTLEHVKETILKTKALLPDRLAFYSYAHVPWIKGNGQRGFSDDDLPAPELKREQYEIGKKLLAEVGYIEVGMDHFALKTDSLYQSMIQGRLHRNFMGYTASKTQAMIGLGVSAISDSWYGFAQNEKNIEDYYELLNKNILPVYRGHILNEEDLILRKHILNLMCQFKTSWSNNSLYFKELPEVIMRLKEMEKDGLLIINSNTIEVTTKGQPFVRNICMAFDLLLQRKQPNTQLFSMTV; this is encoded by the coding sequence ATGTTAAGTTCGTTAGTTAGTAAATATAATATAGCAGGACCTCGTTATACGAGTTATCCAACGGTTCCGTATTGGAATCAAGAGACTTTTTCTTTAAATAATTGGAGGCAATCTTTATTAAAATCTATTAAAGAGAGTAATGCAAAAGAAGGGATTAGTTTATACATCCATTTACCATATTGTGAAAGTTTATGTACGTTTTGTGGTTGTAATAAGCGTATAACAAAGCAGCATAATGTAGAAAGTCCTTATATAAATGCCGTTTTAAAAGAATGGCAATTATATTTAGAATTGATTGATGAAAAACCACTTATTAAAGAATTGCACCTTGGTGGTGGGACACCTACTTTTTTTAGTCCGGAAAATTTAGAAAAGTTAATTAATGGGATTTTAAAAGATTCTGAATTAGCTAATAATTATGAATTTAGTTTTGAAGGACATCCTAACAATACAACACGAGCACATTTAGAAGCGCTTTATAATGTTGGTTTTAGACGTGTAAGTTATGGTGTGCAAGATTATAATGAAACGGTTCAAAAAGCCATTCACAGAATTCAGCCTTTTGAAAATGTAAAACGAGCAACAGAATTAGCTAGAGACATTGGCTATACATCGGTTGGTCATGATATTATTTTTGGATTGCCATTTCAAACTTTAGAACATGTTAAGGAAACTATTTTAAAAACAAAAGCATTACTACCAGATCGATTGGCGTTTTATAGTTATGCCCATGTACCATGGATTAAAGGTAATGGACAACGTGGATTTAGTGATGATGATTTGCCAGCACCAGAGCTTAAAAGGGAGCAATATGAAATAGGTAAAAAATTGCTCGCTGAAGTAGGGTATATTGAAGTTGGAATGGATCATTTTGCATTAAAAACAGATAGTTTGTATCAATCTATGATACAAGGTCGTTTACATAGAAATTTTATGGGATATACCGCTTCTAAAACACAAGCTATGATTGGTTTAGGGGTGTCTGCAATTAGTGATAGTTGGTATGGGTTTGCTCAAAATGAAAAGAATATAGAAGATTATTATGAGTTGTTAAATAAAAATATATTACCTGTTTACAGAGGACATATTTTAAATGAAGAAGATTTAATTTTAAGAAAGCATATCCTTAACTTAATGTGCCAATTTAAAACGAGTTGGTCTAATAATTCTCTTTATTTTAAAGAGCTTCCAGAAGTTATTATGCGATTAAAAGAAATGGAAAAAGACGGATTACTTATTATTAATTCTAATACTATTGAAGTTACAACAAAAGGACAACCTTTTGTTAGAAATATATGTATGGCTTTCGATTTATTGTTACAGCGTAAACAACCAAACACACAGTTGTTTTCAATGACGGTTTAA